From one Leptospira dzoumogneensis genomic stretch:
- a CDS encoding SRPBCC domain-containing protein, whose product MENLKVAHEIFSIERVYQSDPGSVYSAWSNVEAKANWFIGPGDWSVVQRKLDFRIGGEEILHGRFPNGKETLYKARFSDLIENRRIVFVYDMILSGKIHSVSIASIEIEKVDPSATKLIFTEQVAFLDQTIGREGVASRKEGTLAHLIRLTDYLEKVK is encoded by the coding sequence ATGGAAAACCTGAAAGTAGCTCACGAAATTTTTAGTATAGAAAGGGTGTATCAATCCGATCCGGGATCCGTATATTCCGCATGGAGTAATGTGGAAGCAAAAGCGAATTGGTTTATAGGTCCGGGAGACTGGTCGGTCGTGCAAAGAAAATTGGACTTCCGGATCGGTGGAGAAGAAATACTACATGGTCGTTTTCCAAACGGAAAAGAAACCTTATATAAGGCTAGATTTTCCGATTTAATCGAGAACCGAAGGATCGTTTTTGTTTATGATATGATCTTAAGCGGAAAGATCCATTCAGTGTCCATCGCTTCTATAGAGATCGAAAAAGTGGATCCTTCTGCCACAAAACTGATATTCACGGAGCAGGTCGCATTTTTAGACCAAACAATAGGAAGAGAAGGTGTAGCTTCCAGAAAAGAAGGCAC
- a CDS encoding ArsR/SmtB family transcription factor: protein MLNNSSLDRIFYALSDPTRRDIVERLSKKSASVSELASPLDMSMAAVVQHVQILEESGLIKTQKIGRVRSCRVETNSLELIENWVHQRKKFWERNLDRLGEFLEKTEKGKK, encoded by the coding sequence ATGCTTAACAATTCCTCTTTGGACAGGATCTTCTATGCCTTGTCGGATCCGACTCGCCGGGATATCGTAGAAAGACTTAGCAAGAAGTCTGCTTCCGTGAGCGAACTTGCAAGTCCCTTGGACATGAGTATGGCTGCGGTCGTCCAGCATGTACAAATCCTGGAAGAAAGCGGTTTGATCAAAACCCAGAAGATAGGCCGAGTGCGTTCTTGTAGAGTGGAAACAAATTCATTAGAACTGATCGAAAATTGGGTCCACCAGCGCAAAAAATTCTGGGAAAGGAACTTGGATCGATTGGGAGAATTTTTAGAAAAAACGGAGAAGGGAAAGAAGTGA
- a CDS encoding DUF1574 family protein, which yields MRKIFFILSIPVFFVTLILLDRLITSEPVIQFVRKQKTMQENSLELIRLKLGELERINRKTAVFLGSSQSFYFSTLSNNVNNWEPEAGVEFGIQNGFALTAVDFFAEMAILDEILEAKRRPDFIAVEISPFLANESLQIFRWDSNVYEKSFLDTFSQDDLPIALRSKFRTGKFFHSLQYGVSFYNLATYSKRQNATGIDPNTIQGVLEFALFSREEPDLKGKKAEEFFEEEYTKTGEAQDHFGYYKNFRVWDGFYDILLKRVRKMEELGIKYVLWIPAIHPVHEKYVYKPQGVEEKFISNFKKRMRDSGDLVVFDARPLGRSCDSWADSVHLGSICYKNLADSLYGAGK from the coding sequence ATGCGCAAAATTTTCTTTATTCTTTCCATTCCTGTCTTTTTCGTTACTCTTATTTTATTGGATCGTTTGATCACATCCGAGCCTGTCATACAATTTGTCAGAAAACAAAAAACTATGCAGGAGAACTCTTTAGAATTGATTCGATTGAAACTAGGCGAATTGGAACGAATAAATAGAAAGACCGCGGTTTTTTTAGGTTCTTCACAATCTTTTTACTTTTCCACCTTATCGAATAACGTAAATAATTGGGAGCCAGAAGCAGGAGTCGAGTTCGGTATCCAAAACGGATTTGCGCTAACTGCAGTCGATTTTTTTGCGGAGATGGCGATCTTGGACGAAATTCTCGAAGCTAAACGCCGCCCTGATTTTATTGCAGTGGAAATTTCGCCGTTTCTCGCAAATGAATCCCTGCAGATTTTTAGATGGGATTCGAACGTATATGAAAAATCTTTTTTAGATACTTTCTCTCAGGATGATCTGCCTATTGCTTTACGTTCTAAATTTCGTACAGGAAAGTTTTTCCACTCGTTACAATACGGAGTAAGTTTCTATAATTTAGCCACATATTCTAAACGTCAAAATGCTACGGGGATCGATCCGAATACGATCCAAGGAGTTTTAGAATTCGCATTATTTTCAAGAGAAGAACCGGACTTAAAGGGAAAGAAAGCCGAAGAATTTTTCGAAGAAGAATATACTAAGACTGGAGAAGCCCAAGATCATTTCGGTTATTATAAAAACTTTCGAGTTTGGGACGGTTTTTATGATATTTTACTCAAACGAGTCCGGAAAATGGAAGAGTTGGGTATCAAATATGTTCTTTGGATCCCTGCAATTCATCCGGTACATGAAAAATACGTTTATAAACCTCAGGGAGTCGAAGAGAAATTCATTTCTAATTTTAAGAAAAGAATGAGGGATTCCGGAGACCTAGTCGTTTTCGACGCCAGACCTTTAGGTAGAAGCTGCGATTCATGGGCTGATTCCGTTCATTTAGGTTCTATCTGTTATAAAAACTTAGCCGATTCCTTATACGGTGCCGGAAAATAA
- a CDS encoding MBOAT family O-acyltransferase → MLFNSLDFFLFLLVVFIVYWTLPNVYRKVWLISASVFFYGFWSIGFLFHFLGILTFNYLFYYFAHGSYTKAKVSFLVIVNLFNLAIFKYLIFFETVLNDLGFSIQVAYPLKDFVLPLAISFYTFQIIAFHIDCYRGELKEKVSPQDFFFFILFFPQLIAGPIIRWAELKRQIDRNKLPHADLLRTGSILIFFGLLKKVVIGDQLGTLIDPVFQSPEKYNQAAILLSTYGFAVQIYSDFSGYSDIARGLAILLGFNIPRNFDTPYFATTLQEFWQRWHITLSRWLRDYLYIPLGGNRTGKINTYINLLLTMLLGGLWHGANYNFLIWGGLHGLFLAIERPFVRTFQKYSKFWQLGIRSLILFHFVCITWIFFRSSNLREAIVFFEGFTRKVGSNLSNNSLAGWLIFAAIILHVFERNYRKLDFLTRKFWPLPAFGIALFALFPSTVTNVMTFIYFQF, encoded by the coding sequence ATTCATTGGATTTTTTCCTATTCCTACTAGTTGTTTTTATAGTTTATTGGACTCTGCCTAACGTATATAGAAAGGTTTGGTTGATCTCTGCTTCCGTATTCTTTTACGGTTTTTGGAGTATAGGATTCTTATTTCATTTTTTAGGAATATTAACTTTTAATTATTTGTTTTATTATTTTGCTCACGGTTCGTATACCAAGGCAAAAGTTTCCTTTCTCGTTATTGTAAACCTGTTTAATCTTGCGATTTTTAAATACTTAATCTTTTTCGAAACCGTTTTGAATGATCTGGGATTTTCGATCCAGGTCGCATATCCTTTGAAGGATTTCGTACTACCTCTTGCGATCAGCTTCTATACTTTTCAGATCATCGCTTTTCATATAGATTGTTACAGGGGGGAACTGAAAGAGAAGGTAAGCCCCCAAGACTTTTTCTTTTTTATACTTTTTTTTCCTCAGTTGATCGCGGGTCCTATTATTCGATGGGCTGAGCTTAAGAGGCAAATCGATCGTAATAAATTACCTCATGCGGATCTATTAAGAACCGGAAGTATTCTTATCTTTTTCGGTTTATTAAAAAAGGTGGTTATCGGAGATCAATTAGGTACATTAATAGATCCTGTTTTTCAATCTCCTGAAAAATACAACCAAGCGGCGATCTTATTAAGTACCTACGGTTTTGCCGTTCAGATCTATTCCGATTTTTCCGGTTATTCGGATATTGCTCGAGGATTGGCTATTCTTCTCGGATTTAATATTCCGAGGAATTTTGATACTCCATACTTCGCGACTACCTTGCAGGAGTTTTGGCAAAGATGGCATATTACTCTTTCTCGTTGGTTAAGGGATTATTTATACATCCCCTTGGGTGGAAATAGAACTGGTAAAATTAATACGTATATAAATCTACTTTTGACGATGTTATTGGGCGGACTTTGGCACGGAGCAAATTATAATTTCTTAATATGGGGAGGCCTTCACGGTCTATTTTTGGCGATAGAAAGGCCTTTTGTTAGGACTTTTCAGAAGTATTCCAAATTTTGGCAGCTCGGAATTCGAAGTTTGATCCTATTTCATTTCGTTTGTATTACCTGGATATTCTTTCGGAGCTCCAACTTAAGGGAAGCGATCGTATTTTTCGAAGGATTTACTCGAAAGGTAGGTTCTAATTTATCTAATAACAGTCTTGCAGGCTGGCTCATATTTGCCGCGATAATACTTCATGTGTTCGAACGTAATTATCGTAAATTGGATTTTTTAACTCGAAAATTTTGGCCATTGCCCGCCTTCGGTATCGCGTTATTTGCCTTGTTCCCATCCACAGTCACTAATGTTATGACTTTCATATATTTTCAATTTTAA